In Leptospira selangorensis, the following are encoded in one genomic region:
- a CDS encoding phasin-related domain-containing protein produces MEKEIKEALNFAIGAAKTLREQADSILLKVEKEFKELSTKGSQDQSDVANNLRKYIEDALRSVEGLAGQVNSKVEEAKKEFGKKNSND; encoded by the coding sequence ATGGAAAAGGAAATCAAAGAAGCACTGAATTTCGCGATCGGAGCGGCAAAAACCCTGAGGGAACAAGCGGACAGTATTCTTTTAAAAGTGGAAAAAGAATTTAAAGAGCTCTCCACAAAAGGTTCTCAAGACCAAAGCGACGTCGCCAACAATCTTAGAAAGTATATCGAAGACGCATTACGTTCCGTGGAAGGTCTTGCAGGCCAAGTTAATTCTAAAGTAGAAGAAGCTAAAAAAGAATTCGGTAAGAAAAACTCTAACGACTAA